The following are encoded in a window of Halorarum salinum genomic DNA:
- a CDS encoding PD-(D/E)XK nuclease family protein, translating to MAATDDLEERLRELRASLEALPSVSEPPKTTLRILGSTKSEQHWNTLLAYFLDPSQPHGFGPDLLKSFLDRVQIETDIDLEYFHRDIEAVSVDTELTSPRDNRLDIVLRAPNAWFVWIEAKVDASEGTKQTDRYVKDTHLGNEEKAEYPDDGQHYLFLSKEHAPDSSAGEFEDLYWRHVVEAFRDELNHAHGQYPERSVNQLRSSCRRSSG from the coding sequence ATGGCCGCGACCGACGATCTCGAAGAGCGACTCCGAGAGCTCCGGGCCTCGCTCGAGGCGCTGCCATCGGTGTCGGAGCCACCGAAGACGACACTCCGGATTCTCGGCTCGACGAAATCGGAGCAGCACTGGAATACGCTTCTGGCCTACTTTCTCGACCCGTCGCAGCCACACGGGTTCGGTCCCGACTTGCTCAAGAGTTTCCTCGACCGAGTCCAGATCGAGACCGACATCGACCTTGAGTACTTCCACCGAGATATCGAGGCCGTCTCAGTGGACACCGAGCTCACGTCGCCACGGGACAACCGGCTCGACATCGTGCTTCGCGCGCCCAATGCGTGGTTCGTCTGGATCGAAGCCAAGGTCGACGCCTCCGAGGGCACCAAACAGACCGATCGGTACGTTAAAGATACGCACCTCGGCAATGAGGAGAAAGCCGAGTACCCCGACGACGGTCAGCACTACCTCTTCCTCTCGAAGGAACATGCACCGGACTCCAGTGCCGGCGAGTTCGAGGACCTGTACTGGCGCCACGTCGTCGAGGCGTTCAGAGACGAACTCAACCACGCACACGGTCAGTATCCGGAGCGGAGCGTCAATCAACTACGGAGTTCCTGTCGACGATCATCAGGGTGA
- a CDS encoding DUF429 domain-containing protein: MTLYLGVDWASTCWVVVKTGDETAVTTEPSILNVWLNHGRDDDVRSILMDIPIGLPVSGTRDCDNEAMDRLNSRRSTVFSIPGRNVIEAEDYNRARELNGDSLGSQSWWLFPRVLEVDVFLQEFEGAKEKTYESHPEICFAGFDSSQFPGKKTPDGREERLKVLEEDQNLHEEVTDIVLNRENGAEWHDRISKGRLNDVIDAAVLALTAKELDLGPRNEDVQYPALPEKSKPKMDEVLDIYPEILHPDFGGS; the protein is encoded by the coding sequence ATGACCTTGTACCTCGGCGTGGATTGGGCAAGTACTTGTTGGGTGGTCGTCAAGACAGGCGATGAGACGGCCGTTACAACCGAACCATCGATCCTCAACGTTTGGCTCAATCACGGCCGTGATGACGACGTCCGATCCATCCTTATGGATATTCCCATCGGTCTTCCTGTATCTGGTACACGGGACTGTGACAACGAAGCGATGGACCGACTAAATTCTCGAAGGAGCACAGTTTTCTCCATTCCAGGAAGGAACGTAATCGAAGCTGAGGACTACAATCGTGCTCGGGAATTAAACGGTGATTCGCTAGGTAGCCAAAGTTGGTGGCTCTTCCCTCGAGTCTTGGAAGTAGACGTCTTTCTCCAGGAATTCGAGGGGGCCAAAGAGAAAACGTATGAGAGTCACCCAGAGATCTGCTTTGCAGGATTTGACTCCAGCCAATTTCCTGGAAAGAAGACACCGGATGGTCGAGAGGAACGTCTCAAGGTACTGGAGGAGGACCAAAATCTCCACGAGGAAGTCACGGATATCGTACTCAACCGAGAGAACGGAGCTGAGTGGCACGATCGGATCTCGAAGGGGCGGTTGAACGACGTTATCGATGCTGCTGTACTCGCACTGACGGCGAAGGAACTCGACCTGGGGCCGCGGAACGAAGATGTTCAGTACCCTGCCCTCCCCGAAAAGTCCAAACCCAAGATGGACGAAGTGCTTGACATATACCCGGAGATACTGCACCCTGACTTCGGGGGCTCGTGA
- a CDS encoding DEAD/DEAH box helicase, with amino-acid sequence MSTSSEIELLTSKYGLVSTYVDHLRNDRDIDSLWRTQFDALNAGLLNAESFLMVAEAGTGKTLAAEFAIVDNATAVEREISVYLIPYRSLAEEKTQTFRETIGDTFDLSVETSLGGDRMEPVELFAADILVMTYEKFDYHLRNHGGYINEIGLVVIDEFHTLSNERRGPNLEVVATKLRTEYPEIRVVGLSATAPNCEQVAKWLAAEWSDSGTWRKCSLWEGTHVVGSDELNLYREDEPITESVSRYVEQVPHVNPALEFLSGDPGRQALIFAPIRRDAKRYAEAIASFLRDHPRSGPVEVDRVVTRDLEERISDAADRRGEVQEALEACIPHGVGFHHAGLNDTVKRCVVGGLEDGSLRVVVSTTTLGAGINLPIDRVFITKPRLGGSGEYGRPMTTGEYKNLVGRSGRPQYGDDPGEAVLYAENALQQQDLYDNFLTGDIEPVTSAINPIDPELVLDLIREYEGPDRIYEFLSDTFHGATTDLPESETIQGIEATVEELIAQGMVDSGQSSGRFDLTDLGYATSKQLIAPATVHAAVRYLRDVKSLDKFDVIDFLTVLGASPLLDQCRLYRRGGERGIDLEPIRDRLPLPDSDDLSDETLANALVTAQVIADWLRGEELGVSFTRRRITSSRTPSDVSERAAPMFARGIKTLTEILEEAEDPLVAVFNDQLEQLEYQVRYGLDAGGAAFARHHIATERRWIDHMRDGLDIEHPSEIATGPMFRLFGEMPGQQAFKYTRRAINEFCEEPELSRRNTLLDARSEGADTGAIRSLFETTQTVFENHCEERLGNCNGLQYRSFDEQGQDRYPEGELTILNDDQSTPYEVDGTPLVIAVECKSKEDLEEGEISVDNATDVVRKADTQPFQLTIGTPQFASGAHDEARRQGVLLLPVAAFTTLMIHAERSTIQPETFAELFTSTGHLTRREVKRILGER; translated from the coding sequence ATGAGTACGAGTTCGGAAATCGAGTTGCTCACTAGTAAGTACGGGCTCGTCAGTACGTATGTCGACCATTTACGAAACGATCGGGATATCGATTCCCTCTGGCGAACCCAGTTCGACGCACTCAATGCAGGCCTTCTCAACGCCGAGAGCTTTCTCATGGTCGCGGAAGCAGGAACTGGCAAGACCCTTGCCGCCGAGTTCGCCATCGTCGATAATGCGACGGCCGTCGAACGGGAAATAAGTGTGTACCTCATCCCCTATCGATCACTTGCCGAGGAGAAAACTCAGACGTTCCGGGAGACGATCGGCGATACATTCGACCTATCCGTGGAGACCTCGCTGGGTGGGGATCGAATGGAACCAGTCGAGCTGTTCGCAGCCGACATTCTTGTGATGACTTACGAGAAATTCGACTATCACCTCCGAAATCATGGGGGCTACATTAACGAAATCGGCCTAGTCGTCATCGACGAATTTCACACACTCAGTAACGAGCGGCGCGGGCCTAACCTCGAGGTCGTGGCAACCAAGCTCCGAACTGAGTACCCGGAGATTCGCGTCGTGGGGCTCAGTGCGACGGCGCCCAACTGTGAACAGGTGGCCAAGTGGTTGGCGGCCGAGTGGAGCGACTCCGGAACTTGGCGAAAGTGCTCTCTCTGGGAAGGCACCCACGTCGTTGGAAGCGATGAGCTCAATCTCTATCGGGAAGACGAACCAATCACAGAGTCAGTTTCGAGGTACGTCGAGCAGGTCCCCCATGTCAACCCAGCGCTGGAGTTCCTAAGTGGCGACCCCGGGCGACAAGCGCTGATCTTTGCCCCGATCCGACGGGATGCAAAACGGTACGCGGAAGCAATCGCCTCCTTCCTACGCGACCACCCCAGAAGTGGTCCGGTCGAAGTCGACAGGGTCGTCACCCGTGATCTCGAGGAGCGGATCTCGGACGCCGCAGATCGACGTGGCGAGGTGCAGGAAGCGCTCGAAGCGTGCATCCCTCACGGCGTTGGGTTCCATCACGCTGGTCTGAACGATACCGTGAAACGATGTGTCGTCGGCGGACTTGAAGACGGCAGCTTACGAGTCGTCGTGTCGACGACTACCCTCGGGGCCGGAATTAACCTCCCGATCGATCGCGTCTTCATCACCAAGCCGCGGCTCGGCGGCTCCGGCGAATACGGCCGGCCGATGACGACCGGTGAATACAAGAACCTCGTCGGCCGATCGGGGCGGCCACAGTACGGCGATGACCCCGGGGAGGCAGTACTGTATGCGGAGAACGCGCTCCAACAGCAGGACCTCTACGACAACTTTCTCACCGGCGACATCGAACCCGTCACCTCGGCGATCAACCCTATCGACCCGGAACTCGTGCTCGATCTGATTCGGGAGTACGAAGGCCCGGATCGAATCTACGAGTTCCTTTCAGACACGTTCCACGGTGCGACCACCGACCTTCCTGAATCGGAGACGATCCAGGGGATCGAAGCCACGGTTGAGGAGCTGATCGCTCAGGGCATGGTGGATTCCGGCCAATCATCGGGCCGGTTCGACCTAACCGACCTCGGGTACGCGACCTCAAAGCAGCTCATCGCCCCGGCGACGGTGCACGCGGCCGTCCGCTACCTCCGGGACGTTAAATCGCTGGACAAGTTCGACGTAATCGACTTCCTCACAGTACTCGGTGCGTCACCGCTCCTCGATCAGTGCCGGCTATACCGCCGTGGTGGTGAGAGGGGAATTGATCTCGAACCGATTCGCGACCGACTACCCCTTCCCGATTCAGATGATCTCTCCGACGAGACGCTCGCGAACGCGCTGGTTACGGCCCAGGTCATTGCCGATTGGCTCAGGGGAGAGGAGCTCGGGGTGAGCTTCACTCGACGGCGAATCACGAGTAGTCGGACGCCCAGCGACGTAAGCGAACGGGCCGCGCCGATGTTCGCCCGCGGGATTAAGACGCTCACGGAGATCCTGGAAGAGGCAGAAGACCCGCTCGTGGCCGTATTCAACGACCAGCTCGAACAGCTGGAATACCAGGTGCGCTACGGGCTGGACGCTGGTGGGGCGGCATTTGCCAGACACCACATCGCGACGGAGCGGCGGTGGATCGATCACATGCGTGACGGGCTCGATATCGAGCATCCAAGCGAGATTGCGACTGGACCCATGTTCCGATTATTCGGCGAGATGCCCGGTCAGCAGGCGTTCAAATATACTCGTCGGGCAATCAATGAGTTCTGCGAGGAACCCGAGCTCTCCCGCCGAAACACGCTACTTGATGCCCGAAGTGAGGGGGCCGATACTGGGGCAATTCGATCCCTTTTCGAGACGACGCAGACGGTGTTCGAAAACCACTGTGAGGAGCGTCTGGGGAACTGCAATGGACTGCAATACCGGAGCTTCGACGAACAGGGGCAAGATCGATACCCCGAGGGCGAACTTACAATCCTGAATGACGATCAGAGTACGCCGTACGAGGTTGATGGGACCCCCCTCGTGATTGCCGTCGAATGCAAGTCGAAGGAGGACCTTGAGGAAGGAGAGATTAGCGTCGATAACGCGACCGACGTGGTCCGGAAGGCCGACACCCAACCATTCCAACTGACCATTGGGACGCCACAGTTCGCCTCGGGGGCGCACGATGAGGCGAGGCGTCAAGGAGTCCTTCTGCTTCCGGTGGCTGCATTTACTACGTTGATGATACACGCCGAACGTTCGACCATTCAACCAGAGACGTTCGCCGAGTTGTTCACGAGCACCGGTCACCTCACCCGACGTGAGGTCAAACGCATCTTGGGCGAGCGGTGA
- a CDS encoding DUF4268 domain-containing protein, whose amino-acid sequence MRQGSPADFHELEPQDVREYWSHEAHDFTPWLADSIGSEEVSHLEDVLGLDLEVTETEKSVGKYNVDIVAEVVDDGRQVVIESQLSSSDHDHLGKSIAYAAGVDADIIVWISPTFNDEHRDAIQWLNKNSREGVDLFAIRLEVWRIGESPPAVRFNPVEDPSEWKEKAKRSKGELTETKKLQEEYWTQFRDLIEGQETLLRGRKPKPQHWYNNPIGKSGYKLQFTVNTVENKLYAQLIINDDPEAYQSLEQQKDQIEEEMGESLLWRPPEEAQGESNRSKITLRRDGFLSDKEEWEEYHEWMLDRGEQFHEVFAGRIQQS is encoded by the coding sequence ATGAGACAGGGTTCGCCAGCAGATTTCCACGAGCTTGAACCACAGGACGTCCGCGAATATTGGTCCCACGAGGCCCACGATTTCACACCGTGGTTGGCGGACTCGATTGGGTCTGAAGAGGTATCGCATCTGGAGGACGTTCTCGGACTAGATTTAGAAGTGACCGAGACGGAGAAGAGCGTTGGAAAGTACAACGTCGATATCGTTGCCGAGGTCGTCGACGATGGCCGGCAGGTCGTAATCGAGAGCCAACTGAGTTCTTCGGATCACGACCACCTCGGGAAGTCCATTGCCTACGCGGCTGGGGTTGATGCAGATATCATCGTCTGGATCTCACCCACGTTCAATGACGAACATCGAGACGCTATCCAGTGGCTGAATAAGAATAGCCGCGAGGGTGTCGATTTATTCGCAATTCGACTCGAAGTATGGCGAATCGGCGAATCTCCCCCAGCAGTCCGGTTCAATCCAGTCGAGGATCCCAGCGAGTGGAAGGAGAAAGCCAAGCGCTCGAAGGGAGAGCTGACCGAGACGAAGAAACTTCAAGAGGAGTACTGGACGCAGTTCCGAGATCTAATCGAGGGCCAGGAGACGCTATTACGGGGGCGGAAACCGAAGCCGCAGCACTGGTACAACAATCCGATTGGGAAATCGGGCTATAAACTTCAGTTTACGGTTAACACGGTGGAGAACAAGCTGTACGCCCAACTCATCATAAACGACGACCCAGAAGCGTATCAGTCTCTGGAGCAACAGAAAGACCAGATAGAGGAGGAGATGGGCGAATCGCTCCTCTGGAGACCTCCCGAAGAGGCCCAAGGAGAGAGCAACCGGAGTAAAATCACACTTCGCCGGGACGGATTCCTGTCCGACAAGGAGGAATGGGAGGAGTATCACGAATGGATGTTAGACCGGGGTGAACAGTTCCACGAGGTGTTCGCGGGACGGATTCAGCAATCCTGA
- a CDS encoding TATA-box-binding protein: MEIVSTMGTGSLGRELDLEPLVSDLQSRLGEVVNANFRGDAMVTVRLEENGPAYTIYRTGSFQIRGAETEEDLVSAEGRFREALDELDIEVNDYEFEHVTSVFMETLDQKVDLETAMIALGLENAEYEPEQFPGLIYRPPSFEVTLLVFASGKIIIGGTTDRNQALDAVNRLREQLSSIERV, from the coding sequence ATGGAAATCGTGAGTACAATGGGAACCGGTTCGCTTGGGCGCGAACTGGACTTAGAGCCTCTCGTTAGCGATCTTCAGTCACGACTTGGTGAGGTAGTGAATGCGAATTTTCGTGGCGACGCTATGGTGACCGTCCGATTAGAAGAAAACGGACCTGCCTACACAATCTATCGAACTGGGTCATTCCAAATCCGGGGTGCCGAGACTGAAGAGGATTTGGTAAGTGCAGAGGGACGCTTCCGAGAAGCATTAGATGAACTTGATATTGAGGTAAACGATTACGAATTTGAACACGTGACTTCGGTGTTCATGGAAACCCTTGACCAAAAGGTAGATCTTGAAACTGCGATGATTGCTCTTGGGTTGGAAAATGCCGAATACGAGCCGGAACAATTCCCAGGACTCATTTATCGCCCTCCCTCTTTCGAGGTCACCTTGCTGGTCTTCGCAAGCGGGAAGATCATCATTGGCGGAACTACTGACAGGAACCAGGCCCTCGATGCAGTGAACCGCCTACGAGAGCAGTTAAGTTCCATAGAACGCGTTTGA
- a CDS encoding TATA-box-binding protein, whose amino-acid sequence MVSVENVVASGSLGIEIDLEVVAHELSEVVDYDPEKYPGAYFRLDDSAPLITVYRTGKYIITGAGSEEEAFATPSEFLRLLTDHSILPEAGDEWYKIQNYVCMADIDKQLDLSALAIGLGLEFTEYEPEQFPGLVYRPTNHNCVMLIFGSGKVIITGTTDVHSAEEAVADLLKEIDTLF is encoded by the coding sequence ATGGTTAGCGTGGAGAACGTCGTCGCTTCGGGCTCTTTGGGCATTGAGATAGATCTTGAGGTTGTAGCTCATGAATTGAGCGAGGTTGTTGATTACGACCCAGAGAAATATCCAGGTGCCTACTTCCGTCTCGATGACTCTGCACCTCTAATCACGGTTTACCGCACGGGCAAATACATCATCACCGGGGCTGGCTCAGAGGAAGAGGCATTCGCTACTCCCTCGGAATTTCTCCGGTTACTCACAGACCATAGCATTCTTCCGGAGGCTGGGGACGAGTGGTATAAAATCCAGAATTATGTTTGTATGGCGGATATCGACAAACAACTGGATCTCTCAGCGCTTGCTATCGGGCTGGGGCTAGAGTTCACTGAGTATGAGCCAGAGCAGTTTCCTGGGTTAGTCTACAGACCGACGAACCATAACTGTGTGATGTTAATCTTCGGTTCTGGAAAGGTAATCATCACCGGAACAACAGACGTTCACTCGGCCGAAGAGGCAGTCGCTGATCTCTTAAAGGAAATTGATACTCTCTTCTAG
- a CDS encoding Eco57I restriction-modification methylase domain-containing protein, producing MAVKRNMSVRTPIEGLASIENGGDVIDYLLNSEGLNYSTFVEVPSGIKRNQGRNDWYEAHLVDENGDGIIRYIELEASGDSPTFSDLKRHLKRHGSPVNELFTVIAYRKSDEGPLTSPLNDDLTFLYIEEQFSSEDVEVTFDLNYFTVKRFGVEPAYLDYLDDLSVDSGQGRTSLEGDVEDVFSIREVTRNFYQDFGEIFREDLQDAIHGLKEPEENLNAYTRTVVNRVLFLLFIEEKGWLDGDVDYVENKYEEVAKEDDLHVYDDLFEPLFFEALSEEGTTESDRLGQIPFLNGGLFERKDIEEDVEIDEEFFDKLLSPEDGDDGEPEGFLRRYKISLRESNPSEQELVVDPEFIGRIFEMFMQEDERSEVGAFYTPKPITAYMTKNALKQHLLGQTDISHEEAVSLVSDHTAPDSLTEDQIEDVNNALRSATVLDPAVGSGAFIIAMLEELVAVSEALDDSTGDGRSRFQLKEEFIADTLYGVDIDAGGIELCKFRVWLHLMQDLDVDHDEFLDSNEEFALPNLGFKFFVGNSLVGEHDPTNVDAQQATLTGGLDSTLEEIHEVRTQYQTAHGDEKDRLAERLEELTDELDTQLAVEKSSWMTEVVEETDETFAWTLNIPEVILDGGFDIVIGNPPYEGQSQQDYIGELARFYDKKYDFYKTIPRMRHDLYQKFNIRGWELTRKGGVLSYITSNTFYTIGSKQTTRQLLQRNQLLDLLRANSDTFEATVEPAIFALQKRDPDPAHKFNYIDASETEIQEYRSFVRELDTSESDAERVAPLDLHDSSRGYRVQLQVYKDTLRSAFFEPTETNMRLHDQFMSRIKSLAEEWESELQDVTTLKHNAEKITQNHTSQLDTGDVSILGLLTLGGQGMTTDKNAKYMAFLEGTEEAEELADRNPDFKLNERNENEYKYLDKVITKDRVADPSNLTSEEQLNGIDSSKTATWVPIEKGFRQSDLYYKPQVEYINWSKDSLQEIQSHRNGILKNIDYYFEPGVFLSIGGFANLKARYTNNRAIDHTGNIFAPTILQKLSVKYLIGILNSEVPIHITENFINSTGLETADLRLIPIPIPTEEQRESVEMLVDRAIESQRGNRSESLESIQVEVEEIVEQIYQVDLDE from the coding sequence ATGGCCGTCAAGCGAAATATGTCTGTCAGAACTCCCATCGAAGGTCTCGCCTCAATCGAAAACGGAGGCGACGTTATCGACTATCTACTCAATTCAGAAGGATTAAACTACAGTACCTTTGTCGAGGTCCCGAGCGGAATAAAGCGTAACCAAGGGAGGAACGATTGGTACGAGGCACACTTAGTCGATGAGAATGGTGACGGCATCATTCGATACATCGAGCTCGAAGCATCTGGGGATAGCCCCACATTTAGCGATCTGAAGCGACACCTGAAACGCCACGGAAGCCCAGTTAACGAACTTTTCACTGTCATCGCATACAGGAAATCCGATGAGGGGCCACTGACCAGTCCCCTGAACGACGACCTAACGTTCCTTTACATTGAGGAGCAGTTTTCTTCAGAAGACGTCGAGGTGACCTTCGATCTCAACTACTTCACGGTCAAGCGGTTTGGCGTCGAACCAGCGTACCTCGACTATCTTGACGACCTCTCCGTGGACTCTGGACAAGGTCGAACGAGTCTCGAAGGGGACGTTGAGGATGTCTTCTCCATCCGAGAGGTCACGCGTAACTTCTACCAAGATTTCGGGGAAATCTTCCGTGAGGATCTTCAAGATGCGATTCACGGCTTGAAGGAACCGGAGGAGAACCTCAATGCATATACGCGAACGGTCGTCAATCGCGTCCTGTTCTTGCTGTTCATTGAGGAGAAGGGGTGGCTTGACGGCGATGTGGACTACGTCGAGAACAAGTACGAAGAAGTGGCCAAAGAGGACGATCTGCACGTTTACGACGACTTATTCGAGCCACTGTTCTTCGAAGCGCTCTCAGAGGAGGGGACAACGGAATCGGACCGCCTCGGTCAGATCCCCTTCCTCAACGGCGGTCTGTTTGAGCGCAAGGACATCGAAGAGGACGTTGAAATTGACGAGGAATTCTTCGACAAGCTCCTCAGTCCGGAGGATGGCGACGATGGCGAACCGGAAGGGTTCCTCCGGCGATACAAGATCTCGCTTCGTGAGTCGAATCCCAGCGAACAGGAACTCGTCGTCGACCCGGAGTTCATCGGGCGTATCTTCGAGATGTTCATGCAGGAGGACGAACGTTCAGAGGTGGGCGCGTTCTACACCCCGAAACCTATCACCGCCTACATGACGAAGAACGCGCTCAAGCAGCATCTGCTGGGGCAAACCGACATCTCCCACGAAGAGGCTGTGTCACTGGTTAGTGACCACACCGCCCCCGACTCGCTCACTGAGGACCAGATCGAGGACGTCAATAACGCTCTTCGATCTGCGACTGTACTGGATCCGGCAGTGGGCAGTGGCGCGTTCATCATCGCCATGCTGGAGGAGCTTGTCGCCGTCTCGGAAGCACTTGACGATAGTACTGGCGACGGCCGAAGCCGGTTCCAGCTGAAAGAAGAGTTCATCGCGGACACGCTCTACGGTGTCGACATCGACGCTGGCGGTATCGAACTGTGTAAGTTCCGTGTCTGGCTCCACCTAATGCAGGATCTCGACGTAGACCACGACGAGTTCCTTGATTCTAACGAAGAATTCGCACTGCCCAATCTCGGATTCAAGTTCTTTGTCGGAAACAGCCTTGTCGGAGAGCATGACCCAACAAACGTCGACGCTCAGCAAGCCACTCTAACGGGGGGGCTCGACAGCACACTCGAAGAGATTCACGAGGTTAGGACCCAATACCAGACCGCACACGGTGATGAAAAGGATCGACTTGCCGAGCGTCTTGAGGAACTTACTGACGAACTGGACACTCAGTTGGCCGTTGAGAAGAGTAGCTGGATGACTGAGGTTGTTGAAGAAACGGACGAAACCTTCGCGTGGACACTTAACATTCCAGAGGTCATTCTGGACGGGGGGTTCGATATTGTAATTGGTAATCCACCGTACGAAGGGCAATCTCAACAGGATTATATCGGAGAACTCGCCCGCTTCTACGACAAGAAGTACGACTTCTACAAGACCATCCCACGGATGCGACACGATTTGTATCAGAAATTCAATATTAGGGGTTGGGAACTGACACGGAAAGGCGGTGTACTGTCCTATATTACGAGCAATACGTTTTACACCATCGGGTCTAAGCAGACGACGCGGCAACTGCTCCAGCGGAACCAATTACTCGATTTACTAAGAGCGAATTCTGACACATTCGAAGCAACGGTCGAACCTGCAATCTTTGCACTGCAAAAGCGGGATCCAGATCCAGCACACAAATTCAATTATATCGATGCATCAGAGACAGAGATTCAGGAGTATCGCTCGTTCGTTCGGGAATTAGACACTTCCGAGTCCGACGCTGAACGGGTCGCACCGCTTGACCTCCACGATTCATCCCGCGGGTATCGCGTCCAACTTCAGGTCTACAAAGACACGCTGCGGAGTGCGTTTTTCGAGCCGACCGAGACGAACATGAGGCTCCACGACCAATTTATGTCCCGGATCAAGAGCCTCGCCGAGGAGTGGGAGTCTGAGTTACAGGACGTAACGACATTGAAGCATAACGCAGAGAAGATAACGCAAAACCACACCTCACAATTAGATACAGGCGATGTGTCTATCCTCGGATTGCTAACTCTCGGAGGACAGGGGATGACGACCGATAAGAATGCGAAGTATATGGCATTTTTAGAAGGAACCGAAGAGGCCGAAGAGTTAGCCGACCGAAACCCCGACTTCAAGCTGAACGAGCGCAACGAAAATGAGTATAAATACCTTGACAAGGTTATCACCAAAGATCGAGTCGCGGATCCCAGTAATCTCACTTCTGAGGAACAATTAAACGGAATTGATAGCTCAAAGACAGCCACCTGGGTTCCGATCGAAAAGGGGTTCCGTCAATCAGATCTTTACTATAAGCCTCAGGTCGAATATATCAACTGGTCAAAGGATTCATTACAGGAAATTCAGAGTCACCGGAACGGGATCTTAAAGAATATCGACTATTACTTTGAACCCGGAGTGTTCCTCTCTATCGGCGGATTCGCTAATCTTAAAGCCAGATATACGAATAACCGAGCTATCGACCATACTGGTAATATATTCGCCCCAACTATCCTACAAAAGCTGTCCGTGAAGTACCTCATCGGAATCCTCAATTCAGAAGTACCCATCCATATCACCGAGAACTTCATTAATTCAACTGGACTTGAGACCGCCGACCTCCGTTTGATTCCCATTCCGATTCCGACCGAGGAACAACGGGAAAGTGTCGAGATGCTGGTCGATAGAGCGATTGAATCTCAGCGAGGGAATCGGTCGGAGTCTCTTGAATCGATTCAGGTAGAGGTTGAAGAGATCGTAGAGCAGATCTATCAGGTGGACTTGGATGAGTGA